The stretch of DNA TAATGGTGTGATGTATATGAGCACCCAGGCAATGGCGTCGATAAACTTTAATTTTAAAGGCATCGCAGCGCATGCGGCCGGTGCGCCTCACACTGGAAGAAGTGCCTTGGATGCTGTTGAACTCATGAATGTCGGGGCAAACTATTTGCGCGAGCATGTCCCAGACGGCTCACGAATTCATTACGTCATTACAAATGGCGGACTCGCCCCAAATATCGTCCCAGACGAAGCAAGTGTATGGTACTACGCCCGAGCTGCTTCAAAATCAGCGGTCGATGATTTAATCAGGCGAATCCGCCAGGTTGCTGACGGTGCAGCACTCATGACTGAGACCTCTGTCACGTCGTCTATTCTTGCCAACACATATGAGTACCTCCCCAACGATACAATCAACAAGGCTCTGTTTGAAAATATGGAGGCTCTTGGTGCACCGAGCTTTACAAAGGAAGAGCATGACTTTGCCGCGCAGTTACTCGACACGGTTGATAGCAAAACGATCGAGTCCGCCAAAACGATGTTTGGCAAGCGACTGAATAAGCCACTTCCGACCGATAACATCGATACAACCGACCATACAGGTGTTACAATGCCTGGCTCATCTGATGTCGCCGATGTCAGCTGGATTACACCGACCGCATGGGTGACGACGACCTGCGCACCTGTCGGCGTTTTAAACCATTCGTGGCAGGCAACCGCGGCATTTGGCTCTACCCTCGGCATGAAGGGCATGCATTATGCAGCTAAAACGATGGCGGTCACGGCATATGATTTGTTATCGGACCAAGATCTATTAAAGAACGCTCAGCGTGAATTTAAAAATCAGACGAAAGACCAGCCTTATACGTGCGGCATTCCTGATGAGATTAAACCGCCAGCACATCAGCACACCCCGCCGGTCACAGCCATTTAAAGCGCATTAGCAGTGACTTTTGCAATCAAAAAGAACATGACAAAAGCCGACTTAAAAAGTCGGCTTTATTTTATTAAAAACGTTCGCACCGTCGCTTTCTTTCGCGTCTAGGCTGAAAATATAGAAAAAGTGCTACATTCCACCTGAACATATGTAGCCTGAAGCGGTTGTTGACATGGAGAGCATGAACATGCTCTCTAACGAAAACTCGATCGAACATGCCGCTCACGAGACGACGGATCAGAGTATTGGTAATAAAAAGTGAACCGTCGTCAGGGATTGCGCATAGCAACCTATACTGAAAATCTACGTAGCAACCCGTTTAAACCGTCCGCTTGCTGTGCAAGTTGCTCTGCCCTTGAAGTAATGGTCTCCATCGAGCTAGAACTTTGTTGGACGGAAGCTGAAGCCTCCTCCATCGCTAAAGCAGACTGATCGGCAATCTGTGTCATCCCGTCTATTTTTGCTTTGATGACCGTACTGCCTTCGACCATACCGGATAACCGCTTTGTAATACTTTGAATATGCTCAGTCATCTCTGATACAGAAGATTCAATCGTATCAAACGTCATGCTTGTTTCCTCAATTTTCCTTTGTCCATTTTTCGCCTCACGATAACCGTTTTCGAGGGCTTTGACGACCTCAGCAGTTTCAGTTTGCACACTACCAATGACCTGAGTCATCTCTTCAATGGCATGAGCGACTTGACCAGACAGACTTCTGACCTCTTCCGCTACGATGACAAATCCTTTCCCTTGTTCACCAGCACGAGCCGCTTCAATCGCAGCATTCAACGCTAAAAGATTCGTTTGCCGAGCGATGGATTCAACCGTTTCCGTCAACGATGAAATCTTTTGTGACTCTTTATCTAGCCGTTCTACTTTATGTACAGCTCCTTGAACCATTTGTTCAATGGCTTGCATCTGCTTAGTTGATTGTTTCATGAGGCATTGACCATTCTCTGTCATCTGATGAACACGGACTGAAGCGTCTTCAACTTGATCACCGTGTTCGCTTGCATCACGGATGGCTTCCAAAAAAGATGACATCGTACGCGAGATTGAGGTCGCTTCGCTTGCCTGATGCTCTGATCCTTCGAACAGTCCTTGCATCGTTACGGCAACTTGCATGCTGCCTTCCCTGATTTCGTTCGCTGAGGAGGTCACTTCTCCGCTTTGTGTTGTTACGGTGTCCGACACTTGCTGCACTTGATGAAGCATTTCCTTTAAGCGACGTCGCATTTGCGTAATGGCTTGCCCGAGTTGACCAATCTCATCCTTTCCTTCATAAGCGATTTTTTCAACATCAAGCCGCCCCTCAGCAATGTGCTGCGCTGTTGCAACCACATTGTTTAAGTCTCTGCGCACGTAACGATTCACCCACCAGACAAGCAAAGGCCCAAGAATGGTTGAACTTGCTAAAGAAATGACAAGCACCACGATGGCTTCTTGCATACCGGCCCGCGCATTGTAAACCATTAATTGCTGTTGATTATCGACGACCATACGCAAATTGGATACAGCAAGAACGGCTTCGTCCCTCAGCTCCCGCACTTCATGACGAGCTTCTAATGCACTTGCCATATCCCCAGCTTGTACATACGGTACGATCGATTGTAAAAAAAGCGTATTGATCTGTTGTTCTTTTTCAACAAGCGTACTAAAAAACTCCTTTTCTCCTGCGGTTTCAATAAAAGGCTCTATCTGTTGTTGAAGTCTATAAATACTATCGTTATTTTCAGCAAACTGATTCGTGATCATTGCATTTGGCGTCGTTATATAATCCGCTATTTGGATGTTATTTTCTTGAATCAGTGAATTAAGTTGAGCAATATTTGACACGAGCGAGCTTCGTTCACGCAACTCATTCATTTCTTTTTCCACGTCATTCATATTGATGTAAACAACAATGGAAGATAGAGCAAACAACATAACTGCAGATGCTAATGCAATCCCATATTTCCATCCAATTGGCATGTTACGAAACATCGCGGTACGATTCATATGTAACAACCCCTTTTTAAGATCATGACTTCATTCATTAGCCAAAAAGTCCTATAAAAAGTGTAGCATGAATGACTTATGGAATTTGTTTGATTTTTGTAAAAGGATTGTTAACATATTTAGAAAATACTGGAGATATGTACCCTAAGATATCAACCAAAATGTAACGGCTACGATAAGAGTATGATAAGACTTAAAATCTTCAGGTATAAAGAAAAACAGTGGTACAGCAATGATCAAATATAGGGGCATCATTATCCAATAGCGTTTATTTTTAAAGTGTTTAATAACATATCCTTTTTAATATTTTGCAATTATCTATACAAAAATTCATTCTTTCAGGTGGACACTGTTGTCAAGACACGATTTTGAGGTAGGGGTGACGCTCATGCAATGTCCCATCCTTCAAGCATTTTGTCTACTTCAGCTTAGAGGAGAAAGCTCTCCCCTAAGTGAGTAGAATCGTCATTGACTATAAGCTTGGTAGCCAATCATTGGTGAGGACGTTCTGTAAAGAGACTGTTGGTTTCTTTTCGTCACTCTTTAAGCTTGTGTAATCATTTAAATAGACTGCTTTTACTTAATTGTTCTCTATATGCGTTCAGTGTATTACCACTTGTATGTCCTTTGCCGTCCCGCCCATGCTGATGTTAATCTCATGCTACTTTAATCGGTTTGATGGGTTTCCTCACCTTCTTCACCTAAAGATGCATGCGAGCGTTGACCACAACAGTCACCTTTTCCCCTTCACACCGTCCTTACGTACACTGCAAGTGGCAAGCTTGACGCGCCAGCAGTCATATACCGAAATGTATAGAGACTTACTCCGGGCGGTGCTTCATGGAGGTCAATGAGCGCCGTGTCATTGTATGGACGTAGCAACGGAATGCCACGAACCATTCCCCGTATCTCGGCCGCCCCTGCAAATGCACCACCACGCGGGTTCACTCTAATTTCCACTGTTTCCGTCTCTTCCGACCCATTGAAGACGGGCACCTGTACTGTATACACTCCACCAAACTGCCCTATGTTTTCTTTTGACCCGGGGACATCACTTTTTTCCGGTACCATCAACGCGTCGGTTGGAGGTCCACCATCCAGTGCTTTTGGAGCGCATGTAGGGTAAAGCTTTTCTTCTCCGGTTTCATACAGCGAAAGGGTGCCAATGGTCTCAGAAAACGGCCAGCTCCCTCGAGGATGGGGCAAATCGTTCGGAATCGGCTCATCAGTGATTGGCCGAACATCGGCACAAACATCTTGGCTCACAACTGTACGAATCACATAGTCTAAAGGACCCGAACCTTTTCCACGAATGATTGTCAGCTCATAAATAAATCCGTATAAATGATCGTCAGGCACAGTTGCCGCTTCCACCAGTGCAATGTCATTCTCCACGAGTTGGTCATCAACAGGGCGAATGGCTTCAAGGGTGCCTCCAAGGCAAGCCTTGGCGAGACACTGCCCAACATCCATCAGCCAACCATTCGTACGAAAATGCTGCTGACGATTGATATCCTGAATATAGACAGCATTCTCCTCTGATTTATTTTCTAATGTAACCCCAATTTGAATCGGCGCATCCATTTTGTTTAAGTGCCAACCGAAAATGCGATGCTTCACACACGTTTCAGATGTGTGGACGACATCGTGCCAAAGGGTAGCTGTTTCATCCATTAATACATCTGGTGTGAGTGTTTCTGGATTATCGCTAACCATCAACCTCCGTTCATCACCCGGTGTCGCTGACGCCACCTCGGCAAAATTTTTTGGAACATCCAAAGCTTCTTTGATGAGATCCTCTTGAAAACAGGACAAATCACCACACTCCTTCACATAGATGTAAGGCCTCCCTATTTGTTATATGAGAAAAAACACGGCGCATGATGCTAGACAGGTTCTTTTCTGTGGAAAAAGCCAAAGGACCTATACGCACTTTCATGTCCGATAAAATCCACCTTTACAAAAAGCCTATGGTACACTGAACAAAAAACCGCTCGTATTTGGGCGGATTGAGAAAGGAAGCATTCTTGTGAAATTTGCTACCATTGGTACCAATTGGATTACAGACGCATTTATTGAAGCAGCGCAGCAAACCGGCAAATGGGAGCTGTACGCCGTCCACTCACGCACGGCAGAACGAGCACGATCGTTTGCAGAAACCTACGGCGTTGACCAATGGTTTACGTCGGTCGAAGAGCTTGCTGCAACGCCGGACATTGACGCAGTGTACATTGCCTCGCCAAACGCACTGCATCAAGAACAGGTGCTGACATGCATTCAACATCAAAAGCATGTCATCGTCGAAAAGCCTTGTTTTCAAACGCTTGATGAATTCGATGCCGTCCATGAAGCAGCCAAAGCGCAAGGCGTCTACGTCTTCGAAGCAGCCCGCCATATTCATGAACCAGAACATCAACTCATTCACAAACAGCTTTCTCGTGTCGGTGACCTGCACGGGGCTGTACTTGTGTATGCCAAGTATTCATCACGTTACAATCAAGTGCTTCAAGGGGAGGAGCCAAATATTTTTTCTTTACAGTATGGAGGCGGGTCCCTTGTTGACCTCGGCATTTATCCACTGTACACCGCAGTCTCTCTCTTCGGCGTGCCGAAAAAAGCGAGCTACAGCCCAACCATCATCCAAACAGGGGCTGACGGCGGCGGACCCATTGTTTTAACGTACGACAATTTTGCTGTAACCATTTTACAATCTAAAATTAGCACGTCCTCTTTACACAATGAAATTCTCGGAGCAAATGGAACACTATCGTTTGATGCTGTAGCCGATATCCAATCCGTCCAATTCCGCGATAACCAAACTGGAGAGGTCGAGACGCTCGCAAACCATAATGACGGACTTGGCATGGGCCACGAAGCCACTGCCTTTGCCCGCGTCATTGCAGAAAACGACGTGGATATGTACAAAAGCTGGACAACCTTAAGCCGACAAGTCCTTGCACTGCTTTGCGAATTGCGTCATCAAAATGGGCTTTATTTTGCCGCAGAAACCGCTCCCGAACAAGACGCCCATTCGTAATATCCGCACAAAAAAGAGGATAGCTGTCTTTTACATAGACATCATATCCTCTTCTCCATATCGTGCGATTTAATTTTCCAACTTTTTTCTCATCTGCCTGACTAGCAGCAAATGACTTAACTGTAGTTTTCATTACCGGTGGAACGATAGTACGAAAGCCAGCCCGCAAAACCAACAACGGCCAGAGCTGTAATGCCAAGAACTTTACAAGATTTTTTCATCAGTGCCACCTCCGCTTTTTATCCAACCTCTACTAAATATCATACCACTAATAGACGCAAATGATAATCTTCTCCCCCCTCAATGACACAATATTTTTCCATTTGTCTGCTTGATTTAATTCGTTTTTTTAAGATCCTTCAACTATTTGTTTTCCTCTGGCGTCTCATCTATGTAGACTACGATACCACTTGAGGTAAAAGGAGCTTTATGGCCATGAAGAACACCCCTGTCCGACAGACACTTGTGTCAGCGGTACATCAGTATAAAGAAGATATGTACCGGCTTGCCTTCAGCTACGTGAAAAATCAAGCCGACGCATTGGACGTCGTCCAGTCATCGATTGAAAAAGCGCTAAAATCTGTACAAAGGCTGCAACAAATCGAAGCAATGAAAAGCTGGCTCCTTACGATTGTCGTAAGGACGTCACTCGACATTTTACGAAAACAGACCAAAGTGACTGTGTTGGAGGAAGAAGCGTTCACTTCTTATGGCCGTGAAGATCGTTATCCCGATCTTGATCTTATTGAAGCCATAGATGCATTACCGATAAAATATCGAAGCATTATCATTTTGCGCTTCTTTGAGGACTTTAAAATTCACGAAATCGCTCATATGCTCGAGGAAAATGAAAATACCGTGAAATCGCGCTTATACAAGGCATTGAAGCTTCTCCGCGTTTCACTTTCAGAGGAGGATATTGGACAATGACTGACCCATTCCGCAAAGCTAGAAACACGTATAAAAATACACCGATCCCAAAGGAACTGGATCGCTTGGTCGACCAAGCTTTACAAACATCACCACGAAAAAGGCGTTGGCCGCAGCGATCGCTAGTCGGTATTGCCGCAGCAGCCGCCATTTTCGCCGGCACCGTCAACATGAGCCCGACCGTCGCTGAAGCGATGGCAAAATGGCCAGTGATTGGCGACGTCGTCAAAACCATTACGTTCGCTGAGGTTGAGATGGAAGAAAAAAAAGCGAGCTTCCAAGCCACTTCTCCGGATATCCAGGGAGGCGACTCTGCACTTGCTGCGCAGCTCAATGAACAGTACATTGAGGAAAACAAACAGCTCTACAACGAATTTATGAGTGAGCTTGACACCCTTGAGAAAAACGAGACTGCCCATCTTGCCGTCGATAGTGGATACAATATTGTCACCGACACACCGCAGATCCTGTCCATCCATCGCTATGTCGTAGAAATGCGCGGTTCTAGTGCGCAAACAAACCAATACGATACGATCGACAAAGAAAATGAAATGTTGATCACCCTGCCAAGCCTGTTCACTGATCACTCATACATTGAGGCGATTAGCGAAAGTATTAAACAGCAAATGAAAGCACAAATGGCAGCCGATGAAAATAAAACATACTGGCTTGAAGACGATGACATGACTGAGCCCTTCCAACAGATTGACGACGACCACACCTTTTATATTACAGAAAGCCATCAATTGGTCATTGTCTTTGACGACTACGAAGTCGCACCCGGTTATATGGGCAGTGTAGAATTTACCATTCCTACTGAGGCAATTGACCACTTACTTGTCAGCAATGCGTATATTCGTTAGCGATTAGAGAAGAAACGGTGACCTTCCAATGATACGGAGCGTCACCGTTTGTTAGTGATTGTGAAAAAACATAGCGTGGTAGAACGAAAAAAAGAATAAGGACAAAAAGGGCAGCGCTGTATCTTGTCATTCTAGCCTGACTAAAGAACACTTCGCCCTAAGCGCGTAATGCGACCGAAGAGACCTTCAGTGCCCGGCCAACCTGAGCCCTTGCTCAGAGGCTGACTGCTTTATCAAGATACAAAATTCCAAAAGCCTGCTTACATCATGTAAAAACGAGCTGATTGTAAACGAAGGATTGACCTCAACATAAATTTATGATTCCATTAATGTAAACTTATTTTATTTAAAGTTTACATTAAACGCATGAATGAGGAGGCTTTATCAATAATGACCCGTGATCTTCAACCATTGGCGCGACAAGTCATCAACGGCTATGAACTAACACGAGCAGAAGCACGAATGATCTTAGATTATCCCGACGACGACATTCTCCCTTTGCTCCATAGCGCTTATACGATTCGGAAGCATTATTACGGTAACAAGGTTAAATTAAATCTGATTATCAATACGAAGTCAGGGGCTTGTCCAGAAAACTGCGGCTATTGTGCCCAGTCACGCGATTCAACTCATCCGATTCAAAAGTACCGCATGATGGACAAGGACACGATTGTTCAAGGGGCTGAAAAAGCGCATCAGCTGAACTCAGGTACATATTGTATTGTTGCTAGCGGACGCGGTCCGACCGAACGTGAATTAGCAAATGTGACGAGTGCCGTCAAAGAGATTAAAGAAAAATACCCGTTAAAGATTTGTGCTTGCCTCGGTATTTTAAAGCCAAGTCAAGCGGAGCGGCTGAAAGAAGCAGGTGTCGACCGTTATAATCATAATATTAATACGTCAGAAAATCATCACGACCAAATTACGACCAGTCATACGTACCAAGACCGCGTCTCGACAGTCCATAAAGCGAAAGAAGCAGGCATCTCGCCTTGCTCAGGTGTCATTGTCGGCATGAGAGAAACGAAACAAGACGTCATCGACATGGCAGTTGCTTTAAAAGCACTAGACGCCGATTCAATTCCCGTCAATTTTCTTCATGCAATGGAAGGGACGTTGTTAGAAGGTACTGACGAACTTCATCCACTCTATTGTCTCAAAGTACTGTGCTTGTTCCGCTTCATTAACCCGACGAAGGAAATCCGCATCTCCGGCGGACGAGAAGTCAACTTGCGAAGCTTACAGCCACTTGGCTTATATCCTGCCAATTCCATTTTTATCGGCGATTATTTAACAACAGCCGGACAAGAAGGCACGAAGGATCATCAGATGTTAAAGGACCTCGGCTTTGAGATCGATTATGAAAAAAGTGAATTCCCCGTGTGAAAAATTTTAAAAATAAATGCCTCATTTTCGGCGCCAGAGAGTGGCTTGATTCGTTACAATAGAAGTATCCGAATGACGAGGTGAACGGTATGCTCTCAGCAGAACAAAAAAAGGAATTTTACGAAGCACTTCTTAGAAAAGACACGGCATACGAAGGCATCTTTTTCGTTGGGGTGAAAACGACAGGTGTGTTTTGTCGCCCCTCCTGCCCAGCACGAAAACCGAAAAGCGAGAACTGCGAGTTTTTCCGCACGGCTCAGGAAGCGCTCCTCGCCTCCTTTCGCCCGTGCAAGCGATGCCAGCCACTGTCACACCCAAGTCACGTATCGCCACTCGTTCGCAAGCTTGTGGAAGCCATTGAACAACAGCCAGAAAAGCGTTGGAGCAATCGAGATTTAGACGACCTCGATATCGACGCCTCGACCGCACGCCGCCAGTTTCAAAAACGCTTCGGTATGACTTTCGTTGAATACGCGCGCGCGCGACGAATGGGACTGGCCATGAAAAACATTCGTGCAGGCGCTTCCGTGCTTGATGCGCAACTTACGACCGGCTATGAATCAGGCAGCGGATTCAGAGATGCATTTTCACGCATTATGGGCGAACCACCTGCCCGTGCCGGTCAATCCACAACCGTCCTAAAGACCGCATGGCTGGATACACCACTCGGTCCAATGATTACAATGGCCGACGAAGACGTCCTCTGGCTCTTAGAGTTCGTCGATCGTCGTGGACTTGAGCGGGAAATAGAACGCCTGCGGCAAAAGTATCATGCCATGATTGTCCCCGGAACGAGCGCACCCATTGAGTCTATTGAAAAAGAATTACAAGCCTATTACTCTGGAACGTTGACAAACTTCGAGACCCCGATTCGCTTCTGCGGCTCCCCATTTCAAACGAGCGTCTGGCAAGCACTCCAAGCCATTCCGCACGGAGAGACACGCTCTTATGCCGAGCTCGCCCAAGCCGTCGGTCGTCCAACAGCAACACGTGCCGTAGCGAACGCAAACGGCGCCAACCAACTGGCCATTATCGTCCCATGTCATCGCGTGATCCGCTCCAACGGCGATCTCGGCGGTTATGCTGGCGGGCTTTCCCGGAAGCAATGGCTTATTGACCATGAAAAAATGGGCATGCCTAATGATCAATAAGGCTCCCTGCGAATTTGGGAGCCCTTTTACTTTTTTGAAAAACACGTCGCTAGCTAACGTAACCTCTGTAAAAAGAGTCCAGACAGCTCCTTTCACACTAAAAAACTTTCACAGCTTAGCAACATTTTATAAATCCTGTGACAGCCGCACCATATCAACAACCTGTATGCCATTTTCATAGATCGGCTCATCGTAATGACGCAAGAAAAAATCACGATCAATCCACGTCATCCGAAAACCGCATTTCTGGTAGAGCGCCAACTGACCAACGCTTGAATTTCCCGTCCCGACCTCAATGGTTTGATAACCTAAACGTCGCGATTCCTCCACCGCATGCAGTACAAGTCGTTTTCCGATCCCTTGTCCTTGCCACTTCTCATCTACCGACACATTGACAAGCTCCACAGTGTCTGGACGCGTCGAAATCAACACGTAAACGCCGATGATCGCACCATCCTCGATCGCCACATGGCATTTCCCACGTGACACGTATTCCTCCACAAGCAATGGGGATGGGTCTGCTTGCAAGAGGAGCTCCATCGGGAGAGGTTCTTCTGTGTTCTCAAGCTTGAAAATGTCCAAAGCGAGCACCTCTTTCACCATAAATTGTCAGACTTTATTATATCTTAATTTTACCGAATTTAAAATCTCATGAAGTAATCCCCTATCCCCCAACGTTTCCCTCGTTTTGCTTGAATGTAAAAACATATACAAAGAGACCTAATCATCATTAGGTCTCCACTTTCCTTCAACTTATCTTACGTGTACCTTATATTTACCCCTTCAACCCGCTTAAAGCAATTCCAGCAATAAAATAACGTTGCAGGAAAACGAAGATGAGGATCATTGGCAGCGTGGCAAGTAAGGCACCTGCCATAAGCAATGGATACTCCGTCGCATATTGACCTTGGAAGTTTGCGATTCCAATCGACAGAACGCGCATGCTATCGGACGATGTGACGATCAACGGCCAGAGGAAGTCATTCCATGAGGCAAGAACCGTAAAGATCGCTAAAGCGACAAGCGCTGGTCGTGATAATGGCAAGATAATCCTCCAAAAAATCCCAGGGTAAGAGCAACCATCAATTTTCGCAGCCTCGTCAAGCTCACGCGGAATGGCCATAAAGAATTGACGAAGTAAGAAGACGCCGAAAGCACTAAAGATGCCAGGAACGATTAATGCGGCAAACGTGTCAATCCAACCAAATTCTCTCATGATGACAAAGGTTGGAATCATCACAATTTGTGAAGGCACCATTAAAACCGATAGAATGGCGACGAAAATGACATTTTTAAACGGAAAATAGAGGCGGGCAAAGGCGTATGCAGCCATCGAACAGAGGATTAGCTGTCCAACAGTACGCCCGACGGTCACAATTAACGTGTTCATAAAATATTGCAGAAAGTCGAATTGCTGGAAAACTCGTGCGTAGTTATCAAGTTGAAATTCATTCGGAAAAATGGTCGGCGGCACCTGCATGGATTCAGCAAAGCTTTTAAATGACGTGCTGATCATCCAGAGGAACGGCGTGACCATAATGAATGCGCCTAAAATGAGTATGATATGAACGATCCATTTACGATGACGATTGTGTGGCAACGCAAATTCCTCCTTTTATTGATAATGCACCCATTTTTTTGCAGCACCATTTGTACAATGGTGAAAATCAGTATGACGAGGAACAATAGCAAGGCTTGCGCCGACGCATATCCCATATCAAAGAATTTAAAGCCATCTTCCCAAATACTGTAAACCACCGTGCGTGTCGGTTCTAACAACGTCGGGTTATCTCCGACCATGACGAAAATTAAATCAAAGACCTGTAGTGAGTTAATCATCGCCATCACTAAAACAAAGAAGAGGCTCGGCGTTACAAGCGGTAAAGTGATATGGAAAAACTTTTTAATTTCTCCCGCTCCATCAAGTGTTGCCGCTTCATAGTACGTATCTGAAATCCCCTGTAAACCAGCTAAAATAATGACCGTGTTATATCCAATACTTGTCCAAACACTAGCGATAATAATAGATAAAAGTGCAAAGCGTTCATCAAACAGCCAGTTAATTGGATCTATTCCGATTTTTCCGAGGAAAAAATTGATCAGTCCATATTCAGAATTATACAACCAACGCCAAATCATACCTACCGCGATCGGCATGGTAACGACCGGTAGGAAATACAATGTCCGATAGATAACCATCCCTTTAATTTTTGCATTTAGTAGTACGGCCACAATGGTCGC from Litoribacterium kuwaitense encodes:
- a CDS encoding carbohydrate ABC transporter permease; translated protein: MKDSSRAHSAPVIKKKSAAKRKEAIWAYLFIAPTTLGLLLFYMAPAGSSFYLALTNWDGLKTPTFIGLENFTKALEDDSFIRSLWNTLFFTIGSVPVSIAIATIVAVLLNAKIKGMVIYRTLYFLPVVTMPIAVGMIWRWLYNSEYGLINFFLGKIGIDPINWLFDERFALLSIIIASVWTSIGYNTVIILAGLQGISDTYYEAATLDGAGEIKKFFHITLPLVTPSLFFVLVMAMINSLQVFDLIFVMVGDNPTLLEPTRTVVYSIWEDGFKFFDMGYASAQALLLFLVILIFTIVQMVLQKNGCIINKRRNLRCHTIVIVNGSFISYSF